A genomic stretch from Rhodomicrobium vannielii ATCC 17100 includes:
- a CDS encoding type II toxin-antitoxin system RelE/ParE family toxin codes for MARYRLSEPAKADIASILRTSEERHGRQARIRYRALLTAALRRVATEPDGVSTANRDELLAGIRSFHIRHSRTETRGAPVGDPVHVIFYRAVEPGLVEIVRVLHDRMEPSRHVGQEIEEPKR; via the coding sequence ATGGCGCGCTATCGGCTTTCCGAACCGGCTAAGGCCGACATCGCTTCGATCCTTAGGACCAGCGAGGAGCGCCACGGTCGACAGGCCCGCATCCGTTATCGCGCGCTGCTCACTGCCGCGTTGCGGCGCGTCGCCACCGAACCCGACGGCGTTTCGACAGCCAATCGAGACGAGCTGCTTGCCGGAATTCGCAGCTTCCACATTCGCCACAGCCGAACCGAAACCCGCGGGGCGCCGGTCGGCGATCCGGTGCATGTGATTTTCTATCGCGCGGTCGAACCCGGCCTCGTTGAGATCGTCCGCGTGTTGCATGACCGTATGGAGCCAAGCCGGCATGTCGGCCAAGAGATTGAAGAACCAAAGAGGTAA
- a CDS encoding DEAD/DEAH box helicase family protein codes for MGVGHFIGLVPEGLRACTAWSAVELDRLSGRIAKTLYPGADVRIEGFEDSRWPQGYFDLAISNVPFGNYGVRDAKLRHLSIHDYFFVKALDKVRPGGLVVFITSLYTLDKKADAARREMARRADFLGAIRLPGGDKGAFKANAGTEVTADIVFLRRRAEGEEPGGPDWLDLKAIETPDGPIEINRYFADHPAMMLGEMRLERAMYASPTPVLIGQSTPDELKTQIEQAARALPKDAYRVRGDKPVRLIPVVDASLQKEGAYFIEAGKVHQRVAGIAEEQALSAMDRAKLVALIEMRDMVNTLLKPQAASSAGERDALRARLNAAYDRFVARHGPINRTIQTVTNRFKKDGTPVVLRRMPNFAAFRDDPDAFKVAALEDYDEREDTAAKTAIFSRDIIREAPQPEIKSAADALAVSLNETGRVDLALIAKSLNTSEEEAKDALDGAIWLDPAGDVWRTSADYLSGDVVQKLDDARVAAKDDERYGKNIEALECVQPAPLTRVDIRILCGAPWVPPEIYRAFLAEALSVPAEALILNDVSKKWQFTTKPEIPASTEAQYGTSRARAFDIILAALNNGEIRIFDPGPAADSPPTYNASASEEANAKVGAIRELFSGSPETGIEGWVWQDEERARQLEELYNLRFNRLVPTVYDGAHQTMPGLARFINAGPDQEPRPFRLHSHQLNAIWRVVSSGNTLIDHAVGAGKTFTMIGAGQEQRRLGLIRRPMYVVPNHMLEQFAREFLQAYPAAEILVADKEVMSKDKRRAFSARMAAGAHDAIIITHDAFGRIRMSDAAYERFIRDELDGLRDFKAKAEADEGRGSPTVKELEKAARRLEAKLDKLLNQERKDDGITFEELGVDFLFVDEAHAFKNLAFRTRHTRVKGLSGTESQRATDLYLKIRSLEEQRPGRAAVFATGTPVSNTIAEMYTMQRYLQGRLLADYDIDEFDAWAATFGDIVTEVELAPSGRGFRTTRSFSKFVNIPELIALYSRVADTQTPEMLNLPRPKLKAGQVTVVEAELSERELHMMDELVQRAEAIKGKRSEAGGDNMLKILGEGLRLATDIRLLDAQAPINPHGKTVAAVERIAQIWKEGTRPGLCQIVFLDMGVPNSKAGMKAPSAVDEAFGEDADDNEAALPNEIGSSFNLYEDLRARLVQKGIPREEIAFIHEADNDIKKARLFAAVREAQVRILIGSTAKMGVGTNVQRQLVAMHHLDAPWRPADVEQRDGRILRQGNLNSEVEIIRYVTLRSLDAYRWQTLTRKANFIAQLRAGARGVRTAEDIDSPLPEAAMIKAAATGNPLIIEHAELSKELRELEAAKRGQERSVLAAKSAYARLTSKIAAHETAIAGLGADAEQVRASETAAFLLTIGDRRFSERKAAGEALKAIILSKATLAAGQPQKAALQARLRGFLLEAYVRSGANGLSYTIEIERERGYAKQDSYLLSDEIDPAGLLRRFENCIKQVPAVLAAEEQGLTKARADLPRLERQLTATGFARADRLNNAKARIADIEKALQPAAHGAAKNGESTAVQGDTPAHAARWSSVSSLAGLEYSPPSQRAKIALLEAEFSETQARQNGRGRS; via the coding sequence GTGGGCGTCGGCCATTTCATCGGACTTGTTCCTGAGGGGCTTCGGGCCTGTACCGCCTGGAGTGCCGTCGAACTCGACCGGCTTTCGGGCCGCATCGCCAAGACGCTCTATCCCGGCGCCGATGTTCGGATCGAGGGCTTCGAAGACAGCCGCTGGCCGCAAGGCTATTTCGATCTCGCCATCTCGAACGTGCCGTTCGGCAATTACGGGGTGCGCGACGCGAAGCTTCGCCACCTTTCCATTCACGATTATTTCTTTGTGAAAGCGCTCGACAAGGTCCGGCCAGGTGGGCTCGTCGTGTTCATCACCTCGCTTTATACGCTCGACAAGAAGGCCGATGCCGCCCGTCGCGAGATGGCGCGCCGGGCCGACTTCCTCGGCGCGATCCGGCTGCCAGGCGGCGACAAGGGCGCGTTCAAGGCCAATGCCGGAACGGAGGTCACCGCCGATATTGTGTTCCTGCGCCGCCGCGCCGAGGGGGAAGAGCCAGGCGGCCCAGACTGGCTCGACCTCAAAGCCATCGAGACACCAGACGGCCCGATCGAGATCAACCGCTATTTTGCCGACCATCCCGCCATGATGCTGGGCGAGATGCGTCTCGAGCGCGCCATGTATGCGAGCCCGACGCCTGTCCTGATCGGCCAGAGCACGCCGGACGAGCTCAAAACGCAAATTGAACAGGCGGCGCGCGCACTTCCCAAGGACGCCTATCGCGTCCGCGGCGACAAGCCGGTGCGGTTGATCCCGGTCGTCGACGCGAGCCTTCAGAAGGAAGGCGCGTATTTCATCGAGGCCGGCAAGGTCCACCAGCGCGTCGCCGGCATCGCCGAAGAGCAGGCGCTCAGCGCCATGGACCGCGCCAAACTCGTCGCCCTCATCGAGATGCGCGACATGGTCAACACGCTCCTGAAGCCGCAAGCAGCGTCTTCGGCCGGCGAGCGCGACGCGCTGAGAGCGCGGCTCAACGCGGCCTATGACCGCTTTGTCGCGCGCCACGGCCCGATCAACCGCACCATCCAGACGGTCACGAACCGGTTCAAGAAGGATGGCACGCCCGTTGTGTTAAGGCGCATGCCGAACTTCGCGGCCTTTCGCGATGACCCCGACGCTTTCAAAGTCGCAGCACTTGAGGATTATGACGAGAGAGAGGACACCGCGGCGAAGACCGCCATCTTCAGCCGTGACATCATCCGGGAAGCGCCACAGCCTGAGATCAAAAGTGCTGCCGACGCGCTCGCCGTCTCCCTCAATGAAACCGGCCGCGTGGACCTGGCGCTGATCGCCAAAAGTCTGAATACGAGCGAGGAGGAAGCGAAAGACGCGCTCGATGGCGCCATCTGGCTCGATCCTGCGGGCGATGTCTGGCGCACCTCGGCCGATTATCTGTCGGGCGATGTCGTCCAGAAGCTCGACGACGCCCGTGTCGCGGCGAAGGATGACGAGCGCTACGGCAAGAACATCGAGGCGCTCGAATGCGTCCAGCCCGCCCCGCTCACGCGCGTCGATATCCGCATCCTCTGTGGCGCGCCCTGGGTGCCGCCCGAGATTTACCGGGCCTTTCTCGCTGAGGCGCTGAGCGTGCCGGCCGAGGCGCTGATCCTGAACGACGTCTCGAAGAAATGGCAGTTCACGACGAAGCCGGAGATTCCGGCCTCGACCGAGGCGCAATATGGTACGTCGCGCGCCAGAGCCTTCGACATCATCCTGGCGGCGCTCAACAATGGCGAAATCCGCATCTTCGATCCAGGACCCGCCGCCGATAGCCCGCCGACTTACAACGCATCCGCCTCGGAAGAAGCCAACGCGAAAGTTGGCGCCATCCGCGAGCTCTTCTCAGGCTCGCCCGAGACCGGCATCGAAGGCTGGGTTTGGCAGGATGAGGAACGGGCGCGGCAGCTCGAAGAGCTCTACAATCTCCGCTTCAACCGCCTGGTGCCGACCGTCTATGACGGGGCGCATCAGACCATGCCGGGCCTTGCCCGCTTCATCAATGCAGGCCCCGACCAAGAGCCTCGGCCCTTCCGGCTGCACTCGCATCAGCTGAACGCCATCTGGCGCGTGGTCTCGAGCGGCAACACGCTCATCGACCATGCGGTGGGCGCCGGCAAGACCTTCACCATGATCGGCGCCGGCCAGGAGCAGCGCCGTCTCGGGCTGATCCGCCGACCCATGTATGTCGTGCCCAATCACATGCTGGAGCAGTTTGCCCGCGAGTTCCTGCAAGCCTATCCCGCCGCCGAGATCCTCGTCGCCGACAAGGAGGTCATGTCGAAGGACAAGCGCCGCGCGTTCAGCGCGCGCATGGCTGCTGGCGCCCATGACGCGATCATCATCACCCACGATGCCTTCGGGCGCATCCGCATGTCGGACGCAGCCTATGAGCGCTTCATTCGCGATGAGCTCGATGGCTTGAGAGATTTCAAAGCCAAGGCAGAAGCCGATGAAGGACGCGGATCGCCCACCGTCAAGGAGTTGGAGAAGGCGGCGAGACGGCTCGAAGCCAAGCTCGACAAGCTTCTCAATCAGGAGCGAAAAGACGACGGCATCACCTTCGAGGAGTTGGGCGTCGATTTTCTGTTTGTCGACGAGGCCCATGCCTTCAAGAACCTCGCCTTTCGCACGCGGCACACCCGCGTGAAGGGGCTTTCCGGCACGGAATCCCAGCGCGCGACCGATCTCTATCTGAAAATCCGTTCTCTGGAGGAACAGCGGCCAGGCCGCGCGGCGGTGTTCGCCACCGGAACGCCCGTCTCGAACACTATCGCCGAAATGTACACCATGCAGCGCTATTTGCAGGGAAGGCTGCTTGCCGATTACGACATCGATGAATTCGATGCCTGGGCCGCCACCTTCGGCGACATCGTGACCGAGGTCGAGCTTGCGCCTTCGGGCCGCGGCTTCCGCACCACGCGGTCGTTTTCGAAGTTCGTGAACATCCCCGAGCTGATCGCGCTTTACAGCCGCGTCGCCGACACGCAAACGCCCGAGATGCTGAATCTGCCCCGCCCAAAGCTCAAAGCCGGCCAGGTGACCGTCGTCGAAGCGGAGCTCTCGGAGCGCGAGCTTCACATGATGGACGAGCTTGTGCAACGCGCCGAAGCTATCAAGGGCAAGCGCTCTGAGGCAGGCGGCGACAACATGCTGAAGATCCTCGGCGAGGGCTTGCGGCTTGCGACCGATATTCGCCTGCTCGACGCGCAAGCGCCCATCAACCCGCACGGCAAGACGGTCGCTGCGGTGGAGCGCATCGCGCAGATCTGGAAGGAGGGGACAAGGCCGGGACTCTGTCAGATCGTGTTTCTCGATATGGGCGTGCCGAATTCCAAAGCGGGTATGAAAGCGCCGTCTGCCGTCGACGAGGCGTTCGGCGAGGACGCGGACGACAATGAAGCCGCCCTTCCCAACGAGATCGGCTCCTCCTTCAATCTCTACGAGGATCTGCGCGCGCGGCTTGTCCAAAAAGGCATCCCCCGCGAGGAGATCGCCTTCATCCACGAGGCTGACAACGACATCAAGAAGGCACGGCTGTTTGCCGCCGTTCGCGAGGCGCAGGTGCGCATCCTGATCGGCTCCACCGCCAAAATGGGTGTCGGCACCAACGTGCAGCGCCAGCTTGTCGCCATGCACCATCTCGACGCGCCCTGGCGGCCCGCCGATGTCGAGCAGCGCGATGGGCGCATCTTGAGGCAGGGGAACCTCAACTCCGAAGTCGAGATCATCCGCTACGTTACGCTGCGCAGCCTCGACGCCTATCGCTGGCAGACGCTGACCAGGAAGGCGAATTTCATCGCGCAATTGCGGGCCGGCGCGCGCGGGGTCAGGACCGCAGAGGACATCGATTCCCCGCTTCCGGAAGCGGCCATGATCAAGGCGGCGGCCACCGGCAATCCGCTCATCATCGAGCACGCGGAGCTGTCCAAGGAGCTGCGCGAGCTTGAGGCGGCAAAACGAGGCCAGGAGCGCTCCGTCCTTGCCGCGAAATCGGCCTATGCGCGGCTCACCTCCAAGATCGCCGCTCACGAGACGGCGATCGCTGGCCTTGGCGCCGACGCCGAGCAGGTCCGCGCATCCGAAACAGCGGCGTTCCTGCTCACTATCGGCGACCGACGGTTCTCGGAACGCAAAGCGGCGGGCGAAGCGTTGAAGGCGATCATCCTCTCGAAGGCGACGCTTGCTGCCGGCCAGCCTCAAAAAGCTGCCCTTCAGGCGCGCCTGCGAGGGTTCCTGCTCGAAGCCTATGTTCGCTCTGGCGCGAACGGTCTCTCCTACACCATCGAGATTGAACGAGAGAGGGGCTACGCCAAACAGGATTCCTATCTGTTGAGCGACGAAATCGATCCGGCTGGCCTCCTGCGCCGCTTCGAAAACTGCATCAAGCAAGTCCCAGCCGTGCTGGCAGCCGAAGAGCAGGGGTTGACCAAGGCCAGGGCCGATCTCCCAAGGCTCGAGCGCCAGTTGACGGCGACCGGGTTCGCCCGCGCCGATCGTCTCAACAACGCTAAAGCCCGGATCGCGGACATCGAGAAGGCCCTGCAGCCGGCGGCGCACGGGGCGGCGAAGAACGGTGAAAGCACTGCGGTTCAAGGGGACACACCTGCTCATGCAGCGAGGTGGTCATCGGTATCGAGCTTGGCCGGGCTGGAATACAGTCCACCAAGTCAGCGGGCCAAGATCGCGCTCCTGGAAGCCGAGTTCAGTGAAACGCAAGCTCGGCAAAACGGCCGTGGGCGATCGTAG
- a CDS encoding conjugal transfer protein TraL, translated as MENGSQSRRAVNLFLNSKGGVGKSHHAVLLVQAYQAAGLPVIAIDADATSASFSSFHALGVKRVQLMEGDAINPRVFDDITEEFLTTDANFVIDTGASAFVELNRYLLKNKVPEHVRSADKRLVAHIILTGGSTFRETSANLEAIAAQTPPSVEIVVWINDHFGPVVPVGRRFEDLQIYRNSAGRISAIVHLADHTFSEKDTFGVDVKKMMSAGLSFAEVRESQDFTIMAKARLQLVEREVNGQLSSIIAL; from the coding sequence ATGGAGAACGGTTCGCAGTCACGGCGCGCGGTCAATCTGTTCTTGAACAGCAAGGGCGGCGTCGGCAAGTCCCATCACGCGGTGCTACTGGTGCAAGCCTATCAGGCCGCGGGCCTGCCCGTGATCGCCATCGACGCCGATGCCACCTCGGCGTCGTTTTCAAGCTTTCACGCGCTTGGCGTTAAGCGTGTCCAGCTCATGGAGGGCGATGCCATCAACCCTCGCGTTTTCGATGACATCACCGAGGAGTTTCTCACGACCGACGCGAATTTCGTCATCGACACCGGCGCATCAGCCTTCGTTGAGCTGAACCGCTATCTCCTGAAGAACAAGGTCCCCGAGCACGTCCGCTCCGCCGACAAGAGGCTCGTCGCCCACATTATCTTGACCGGCGGCTCGACCTTCCGCGAAACGAGCGCCAATCTCGAAGCCATTGCCGCCCAGACGCCACCTTCTGTCGAGATTGTCGTGTGGATCAACGATCATTTCGGCCCCGTGGTGCCTGTCGGCCGCAGGTTCGAAGACCTCCAAATCTATAGAAATTCCGCCGGGCGCATCTCGGCCATCGTGCATCTTGCCGATCACACCTTCAGCGAAAAGGACACCTTCGGCGTCGACGTCAAAAAGATGATGTCGGCCGGCTTGTCGTTTGCCGAAGTACGGGAGTCGCAAGACTTCACCATCATGGCGAAGGCCCGCCTGCAGCTCGTCGAACGGGAAGTGAATGGACAGCTTTCCTCCATCATCGCCCTCTGA
- a CDS encoding gamma carbonic anhydrase family protein, translating to MPYLRSSAPLGAGLPAPQIHSDVFIADTAKILGDVHIAEGASVWHYAVVRGDANAIRIGRRTNIQDGAIIHCRVGHPVSIGDGVSIGHGTILHGCTIANHCLIGLGARLLDGVRLAEDTLVGAAALVLPGVEYPANVLLIGAPARIARPLTEGERQEIRLNAERYVSLSRVYEAA from the coding sequence ATGCCCTACCTCCGGTCTAGCGCGCCCCTTGGTGCGGGGCTTCCGGCGCCGCAAATCCACAGCGATGTTTTCATTGCCGACACCGCGAAGATTTTGGGAGACGTGCACATCGCGGAAGGTGCCAGCGTCTGGCATTATGCCGTCGTAAGAGGTGACGCCAACGCCATCCGGATCGGCCGGCGGACAAATATTCAGGATGGCGCAATCATCCATTGCAGGGTGGGCCATCCCGTCAGCATCGGCGATGGGGTTTCCATCGGTCACGGAACCATCCTTCACGGATGCACAATCGCAAATCATTGCCTCATAGGACTTGGCGCGCGACTGCTCGACGGCGTGCGGCTCGCGGAAGACACGCTTGTCGGCGCCGCCGCGCTCGTTCTCCCCGGTGTGGAGTATCCTGCGAATGTCCTTCTTATCGGCGCACCGGCCCGGATTGCCCGCCCGCTCACCGAGGGCGAGCGCCAGGAGATCAGGCTCAATGCCGAGCGCTACGTTTCTCTCAGCAGGGTTTATGAGGCCGCGTAG
- a CDS encoding TnpV protein, translating into MMKEAMRIESKFATRRKGYLAQSHPALYAELEKTGQLNQHLDEIGRQARQMMERIFEEKKPEIEAIKDAEEGEIKETQAWLMAEEIALHEVVLTL; encoded by the coding sequence ATGATGAAAGAGGCCATGAGGATCGAGAGCAAATTCGCGACCCGGCGCAAGGGCTACCTGGCGCAGAGCCATCCCGCGCTGTACGCGGAGCTGGAGAAGACGGGGCAGTTGAACCAGCATCTGGACGAGATCGGCCGGCAAGCCCGCCAGATGATGGAGCGGATCTTCGAAGAGAAGAAGCCCGAGATCGAGGCGATCAAGGACGCAGAGGAGGGGGAGATCAAGGAGACGCAAGCCTGGCTGATGGCCGAAGAGATCGCGCTCCACGAGGTGGTTCTGACGCTTTAA
- a CDS encoding type II toxin-antitoxin system ParD family antitoxin — protein sequence MPTRNVSLTPEQDAFIDEVLEKGEYRNASEAMRDAIRALQQRRALESLKLDKLRLSIQAGVAALERGEYDEVDDADLDAYLDDLAASTSR from the coding sequence ATGCCTACCCGCAACGTCAGCCTTACACCGGAACAAGACGCCTTCATTGACGAGGTTCTAGAAAAGGGCGAATACCGGAACGCCAGCGAAGCGATGCGTGACGCCATTCGCGCGTTGCAGCAGCGCCGGGCGCTGGAATCTCTTAAGCTCGACAAGCTTCGACTAAGCATTCAGGCAGGCGTCGCGGCCCTCGAACGCGGCGAGTACGATGAGGTCGACGACGCAGACCTCGACGCCTATCTCGATGACCTTGCCGCGTCGACGTCCCGTTGA
- a CDS encoding plasmid mobilization protein: MAHQIPFEPRDRTRPLKTFVSPKERVAIETRAQAAGLSVSAYLRAAALGARLTSVHDQKAILALLQVNADQGRLGGLLKLWLVSRAGVGAGPGEVRRLLHDIETVQIQLRALIDRL, encoded by the coding sequence ATGGCGCATCAAATCCCGTTCGAGCCGCGAGACCGCACGCGTCCGCTGAAGACTTTTGTCAGTCCCAAAGAGCGCGTGGCGATCGAGACAAGAGCACAAGCCGCGGGCCTCTCGGTCTCGGCCTATCTGCGCGCGGCAGCCCTCGGCGCCAGGCTCACATCCGTCCACGACCAAAAGGCGATCCTCGCGCTGTTGCAGGTGAATGCCGATCAGGGCCGGCTTGGCGGTCTCTTGAAGCTCTGGCTTGTATCGCGAGCCGGCGTGGGAGCGGGGCCAGGCGAAGTCCGCCGCCTGCTGCATGACATCGAGACCGTGCAAATTCAGCTTCGCGCCCTTATTGATCGTCTATAA
- a CDS encoding type I restriction-modification system subunit M, whose translation MAVKKSQIYSSLWQSCDKLRGGMDASQYKDYILVLLFVKYVSDRYAGDPNAVIVVPEGGSFADMVKLRGDKEIGDRINKIIAKLAEANGLKGVIDVANFNDPDKLGDGKEMIDRLSDLIAIFDRPELNFRKNRADGDDILGDAYEYLMRHFATESGKSKGQFYTPAEVSRIIAKVIGIRHAKSVSQTLYDPTCGSGSLLLKARSESPVGITVYGQEKDVATRALAKMNMVLHDCPDADIVRDNTLSSPYFREKDQSLKRFDFVVANPPFSDKAWTTGVSLGSDDPDGRFEYGTPPAKNGDYAYLLHVIASLKSTGKGAIILPHGVLFRGNAEAEIRKNIIAKGFIKGIIGLPANLFYGTGIPACIIVLDKENADRRTGIFMIDASKGFVKDGNKNRLRAQDIHKIVDAFTKQIEIEKFSRLVPLSEIVKNDFNLNIPRYIDSSEPEDLQDIAAHLLGGIPERDVDALSSYWGVLPDLRRELFGPGPRPGACAPKVEASGVKPAILEHKDFGRFSATVLEAFASWRRQHAERLKGLSAEDHPKQVIEVIAEDLLARFATIPILDAYDIYQHLMSFWEETMHDDASLIVQDRWEAGRTLRELHKNSEGKFTETPDLAIGKKRLKAELIPPNLIVARFFADKLADVEAKEAAAEELRRAFEELDEEQGGEDGLLFEGKNEKGKLTAAGIKARLKDIRRDPEAAEEREALEKCLRLIEEEAEASRAAKEARLALDVKTAAKYPALTEAEIKALIVDDKWMAALDRDIHGELDRVGQTLAGRIKLLAERYAAPLPQLAEEAEAIGARVEEHLRKMGFAWRREALKTAAE comes from the coding sequence GTGGCGGTCAAAAAATCTCAGATTTATAGCTCTCTCTGGCAAAGCTGCGACAAGCTCCGCGGCGGCATGGATGCCTCGCAATACAAGGACTACATCCTGGTCCTCCTGTTCGTGAAATACGTCTCCGATCGCTACGCAGGCGATCCGAACGCCGTGATCGTCGTTCCGGAGGGCGGCAGCTTCGCCGATATGGTGAAGCTTCGAGGTGATAAGGAAATCGGCGACAGGATCAACAAAATCATCGCCAAATTGGCGGAGGCCAACGGTCTGAAGGGCGTCATTGACGTCGCCAACTTCAACGATCCCGATAAGCTCGGTGACGGCAAGGAGATGATTGATCGCCTAAGCGATCTCATCGCTATTTTCGACCGGCCAGAGCTGAATTTTCGAAAGAACCGGGCTGATGGCGACGACATTCTTGGCGATGCCTACGAATACCTTATGCGCCATTTCGCGACCGAATCCGGCAAGAGCAAGGGGCAGTTCTACACGCCGGCGGAAGTGTCCCGCATCATCGCCAAGGTGATCGGCATCCGCCACGCGAAAAGCGTTTCTCAGACGCTTTACGACCCCACCTGTGGTTCTGGCTCTCTCCTTCTCAAAGCGCGCTCGGAATCGCCCGTCGGGATCACGGTTTACGGCCAAGAGAAAGACGTCGCGACGCGCGCGCTCGCGAAGATGAACATGGTGCTGCATGATTGTCCTGACGCCGATATTGTGCGGGATAACACGCTCTCATCGCCATATTTTCGCGAAAAGGATCAGAGCCTCAAGAGATTCGACTTTGTCGTCGCCAATCCGCCGTTTTCGGACAAGGCTTGGACGACCGGCGTCTCACTCGGAAGTGACGATCCCGACGGACGCTTTGAGTACGGGACGCCGCCCGCGAAGAATGGCGACTACGCTTATCTCCTCCATGTGATTGCATCGCTCAAGAGCACGGGCAAGGGCGCGATCATTCTGCCCCACGGTGTCCTGTTTCGCGGAAACGCTGAAGCGGAGATCCGCAAGAACATCATCGCGAAGGGGTTCATCAAGGGCATCATTGGCCTGCCGGCGAACCTGTTCTATGGCACCGGCATTCCGGCTTGCATCATCGTTCTCGACAAAGAGAACGCGGATCGCCGCACCGGTATCTTCATGATCGACGCCTCGAAGGGCTTCGTGAAGGACGGCAACAAGAACCGGCTTCGCGCTCAGGACATTCACAAGATCGTCGATGCGTTCACGAAGCAGATCGAGATCGAGAAATTCTCCCGGCTGGTTCCGCTTTCGGAAATTGTGAAGAACGACTTCAATCTCAACATACCCCGTTATATCGACAGCTCCGAGCCGGAAGACCTGCAAGACATCGCGGCGCACCTTTTGGGCGGCATTCCAGAGCGCGATGTCGACGCCCTCAGCTCCTATTGGGGCGTCCTGCCCGACCTCCGGCGGGAGCTTTTCGGTCCCGGCCCTCGTCCGGGCGCCTGCGCGCCAAAGGTGGAAGCCTCCGGCGTCAAGCCGGCCATCCTGGAGCATAAGGACTTCGGCCGCTTTTCGGCGACGGTTTTGGAAGCATTTGCGTCGTGGCGGCGCCAGCATGCCGAGCGCCTGAAAGGCTTGAGCGCGGAAGACCATCCGAAACAGGTCATCGAGGTGATCGCCGAGGACTTGCTCGCGCGGTTCGCGACTATCCCGATCCTGGACGCTTACGACATTTACCAGCATCTCATGTCCTTTTGGGAAGAGACGATGCATGACGACGCTTCCCTGATTGTGCAGGACCGCTGGGAGGCGGGCCGCACGCTCCGGGAGCTTCACAAGAACAGCGAAGGCAAGTTTACGGAGACGCCCGACCTCGCTATTGGCAAGAAGCGGCTGAAGGCCGAGCTTATTCCGCCGAACCTTATCGTGGCGCGTTTCTTCGCGGACAAGCTCGCGGACGTGGAAGCGAAGGAAGCCGCCGCCGAGGAGCTTCGTCGCGCATTCGAGGAACTGGACGAAGAGCAGGGCGGAGAAGACGGCCTTCTTTTCGAGGGCAAGAACGAGAAGGGCAAGCTCACCGCCGCCGGCATCAAGGCGCGGCTGAAGGACATCAGGCGCGATCCGGAAGCAGCCGAAGAAAGGGAAGCGCTTGAGAAGTGCCTGCGCCTGATCGAGGAAGAGGCTGAGGCTTCCAGGGCGGCGAAAGAGGCGAGGCTCGCGCTCGACGTCAAAACCGCGGCGAAGTATCCGGCGCTGACCGAAGCCGAGATCAAGGCGCTGATCGTCGACGACAAATGGATGGCGGCGCTCGACCGCGACATTCATGGCGAACTCGACCGCGTCGGCCAAACCCTCGCCGGTCGCATCAAGCTGCTCGCCGAACGCTACGCCGCGCCGCTGCCGCAATTGGCCGAGGAAGCCGAAGCTATCGGCGCGCGCGTTGAGGAGCATCTCAGGAAAATGGGCTTCGCGTGGCGGCGCGAAGCGCTGAAAACCGCCGCGGAATGA
- a CDS encoding tyrosine-type recombinase/integrase — translation MSTGQSVNASGASRRPWNKGKLVGPKPPLQPKHVWAIRTRLQLQRRTRDLALFNLAIDSKLRGCDVVALKVEDVAPHGYAVERATVRQRKTGRPVRFEITEQTRQSVDEYLRVTQRKPGYFLFGGRRGEERSLTTRQYARLVSTWVAMVGLVAMVGLDASLFGTHSLRRTKATLIYRKTGNLRAVQLLLGHTKIESTVRYLGVEVDDALAISEQVDI, via the coding sequence ATGAGTACAGGTCAAAGCGTCAACGCGAGTGGCGCATCGCGCCGCCCCTGGAACAAGGGCAAGCTTGTCGGACCAAAGCCGCCCCTGCAGCCAAAACACGTCTGGGCCATCCGAACCCGACTTCAACTCCAACGCCGAACCCGCGACTTGGCGCTATTCAATCTCGCGATCGATAGCAAGCTTCGAGGCTGCGATGTGGTTGCCCTCAAGGTGGAGGATGTCGCACCGCACGGATACGCCGTCGAGCGAGCGACTGTCCGGCAACGAAAAACAGGGCGTCCCGTACGCTTCGAGATCACCGAGCAGACGCGACAGTCAGTCGATGAGTATCTGCGCGTGACGCAAAGGAAGCCTGGCTACTTCCTGTTCGGCGGCCGGCGCGGCGAAGAAAGGAGCCTCACCACGAGACAATATGCGCGTCTTGTCTCGACCTGGGTCGCCATGGTTGGGCTTGTCGCCATGGTTGGGCTTGACGCCAGCCTCTTCGGCACGCATTCCCTGCGACGGACCAAAGCCACACTGATCTACCGGAAGACCGGCAACCTGCGCGCCGTGCAGCTTCTCCTCGGTCATACAAAGATCGAAAGCACGGTCCGGTATCTTGGCGTCGAGGTTGATGACGCGCTTGCGATCTCCGAGCAGGTCGACATTTAA